One genomic window of Cupriavidus sp. P-10 includes the following:
- a CDS encoding ATP-binding protein: protein MSARRSSAQQAAAGAAVAERHEPTALPEREGHRRRLVAALRGESQALPPGRLAMLAERFGLGALEIDVLAVLWVGAFDPELRAQLASREAFSGHVTVRLVASVFAHPARVRLPSESPLLMWLMVQEHPLIDGTAALSIDAGILSWLEGEHELDRTLAGRVRLLEPEYESEHWAIPALALRVRQGLEQGTRWRVQLSTDDLLSAEWAAAALGARLGMPVMRVAPLAGATEGETAVRLHRQAFLDGCVPSVSIDEAVLSHPMGVSAYPVQIVEGEGRLPHVAAVQEIEWKLAPPEADERERLWRRLWPESAAWAPAELADLALCHEASARDIAAAAGSAPENAAQAALALRERTRHDLGPLARRIDSRFAWTDLIVPAATDARLRDIAFEARERARVWADPAAARLFPYGRGLVALFAGPPGTGKTMAAQVIAADLGLDLLAVDLSAVVSKWVGETAQHLQQLLSSRAAQRSVLFFDEADALYAKRVEEVRDAQDRFANVDTSHLMTALEGYSGIVLLATNLKGNIDSAFLRRIRHVVEFEKPGGEHRERIWRQVLSALFAPAQLCTIDAQLNRLARIEATGAVIKNAALSALFASRHAGAAPGLKLLGEMLARELAKDGAGLSPRELEAVLEGGA from the coding sequence ATGAGCGCGCGTCGTTCATCTGCGCAACAGGCAGCGGCAGGGGCGGCCGTGGCCGAGCGTCACGAGCCAACGGCATTGCCGGAACGCGAAGGGCATCGGCGGCGCCTGGTCGCCGCGCTACGCGGGGAGTCGCAGGCCTTGCCGCCCGGGCGCCTGGCGATGCTGGCCGAACGCTTCGGCCTGGGCGCGCTCGAAATCGACGTGCTCGCGGTGCTGTGGGTGGGCGCTTTCGATCCCGAACTGCGCGCCCAGCTGGCCAGCCGCGAAGCCTTTTCGGGGCATGTCACGGTGCGGCTGGTGGCATCCGTGTTCGCGCACCCGGCGCGCGTGCGCCTGCCCAGCGAATCGCCGCTGCTGATGTGGCTGATGGTGCAGGAGCACCCGCTGATTGACGGCACCGCCGCGCTCAGCATCGATGCGGGCATCCTCAGCTGGCTCGAAGGCGAGCATGAACTGGATCGGACATTGGCCGGGCGGGTCCGGTTGCTGGAGCCGGAATACGAATCCGAGCACTGGGCGATCCCCGCCCTTGCGCTGCGTGTGCGACAAGGGCTGGAGCAGGGCACGCGCTGGCGGGTGCAGCTCAGTACCGATGACCTGTTGTCCGCGGAGTGGGCCGCGGCCGCCCTCGGGGCGCGGCTCGGGATGCCGGTCATGCGGGTCGCCCCGTTAGCGGGCGCGACCGAGGGGGAGACCGCGGTGCGCCTGCACCGACAGGCCTTCCTCGACGGCTGCGTTCCGAGCGTTTCCATCGACGAAGCCGTGCTGTCGCATCCGATGGGCGTGAGCGCTTATCCCGTTCAGATTGTTGAAGGCGAGGGCCGTTTGCCGCACGTCGCCGCCGTGCAGGAGATCGAATGGAAGCTAGCCCCACCCGAGGCGGACGAGCGCGAGCGCCTGTGGCGACGGTTGTGGCCCGAGAGCGCCGCCTGGGCGCCGGCGGAACTGGCGGACCTCGCGCTGTGCCACGAAGCGAGTGCCAGGGACATTGCCGCCGCGGCTGGGTCTGCTCCGGAAAACGCCGCGCAGGCGGCACTCGCGCTGCGCGAGCGCACGCGCCATGATCTCGGTCCCTTGGCGCGCCGCATCGACTCCCGGTTTGCATGGACTGACCTGATCGTGCCGGCCGCGACGGACGCGCGCCTGCGGGACATCGCTTTCGAAGCGCGAGAGCGCGCGCGCGTCTGGGCCGACCCCGCGGCGGCGCGGCTGTTCCCGTACGGCCGCGGTTTGGTGGCGCTGTTCGCGGGGCCGCCCGGCACCGGCAAGACCATGGCAGCGCAGGTGATCGCGGCCGATCTCGGACTGGACTTGCTCGCCGTCGACTTATCCGCCGTCGTGAGCAAATGGGTGGGCGAGACTGCCCAGCATCTGCAGCAACTTCTTTCCTCTCGGGCCGCCCAGCGCTCGGTGCTATTTTTTGACGAAGCCGATGCGCTGTACGCGAAGCGAGTCGAAGAAGTTCGCGACGCCCAGGACCGTTTCGCGAACGTGGACACGAGCCACCTGATGACGGCGCTGGAGGGCTATTCCGGGATCGTGCTGCTCGCGACCAACCTGAAGGGAAACATCGACAGCGCTTTCCTGCGCCGTATCCGCCACGTTGTGGAATTCGAGAAGCCCGGCGGCGAACATCGGGAGCGGATCTGGCGCCAGGTGCTGAGCGCGCTTTTCGCCCCCGCGCAGTTGTGCACGATCGACGCGCAGTTGAACCGGCTCGCGCGCATCGAGGCCACTGGCGCGGTGATCAAGAACGCCGCGCTCTCGGCGCTGTTCGCCTCCCGCCATGCGGGCGCCGCCCCGGGGTTGAAGCTGCTGGGCGAGATGCTGGCCCGCGAGCTGGCCAAGGATGGGGCGGGACTGTCGCCGCGCGAGCTCGAAGCGGTGCTGGAGGGCGGGGCATGA
- a CDS encoding GPW/gp25 family protein yields MSALPFTSLRYPVSVDVARGRLAQEQDFAAHIEQLVMQVLMTAPGERINRPDFGCGVKRLVFAPGGEVVATLAQTTIYQALTKWLPNAISVAEVTARADEAVLNIRVGYVIKARGEKRYLNLQVTP; encoded by the coding sequence ATGTCCGCCTTGCCATTCACCAGCCTGCGTTACCCGGTCTCGGTGGACGTGGCGCGCGGCCGCCTGGCGCAGGAACAGGACTTCGCGGCCCACATCGAGCAGCTGGTGATGCAGGTTCTCATGACGGCGCCCGGGGAGCGTATCAACCGGCCCGACTTCGGGTGCGGCGTCAAACGGCTGGTATTTGCCCCGGGTGGAGAGGTGGTGGCCACCTTGGCGCAGACCACCATCTACCAGGCACTCACGAAGTGGCTGCCCAATGCGATCTCGGTGGCCGAGGTGACGGCGCGCGCCGACGAGGCCGTGCTGAACATCCGCGTGGGCTACGTGATCAAGGCGCGCGGAGAGAAGCGCTACCTCAACCTGCAGGTGACGCCATGA
- a CDS encoding eCIS core domain-containing protein, which yields MKAQAVARPNLARKPVQRPERVLSARPKADAHERQASQAADQFARGEAGLGGLLTPAPAAALRLPHASAAGLPGELRLSLEQAFGADLSAVRIYTGVEAQSAARGLQARAFTAGASIYFGFGAWAPGSVAGRLLVAHEVAHTLQQGARAASGGRLRVEPGLEGGPGVQRDPDPNELVRQARDKLAAGYAIEEGFSELGLLEPESGVDAALKVIERHLVLPADAAAASWAPKVRTAIENRTTEDATNRLDALLVTVPEADRVERVTALFFDCYKALGAGQDAADLAGEAFPATTSFGSWAFYAAHRRGDATWVMPLLRKHPVASKYVNAITAVARIDFYGMARGGLDLDPEMKFGSKMADAIVEALLYQPLMPEERAAVALKALCVFNQLRLSPFTDFQKRLKGEKSLMMRFQLKTGLIAKFKDPDFLSRLGRNANLEPEVLQIADDAGRRTAPIATRALAYWDQVFQAANAAATREGSGAVLERATALQQQLRKRLPAIKELAGVEKSLIAALGLATQLERGGMPSPTALAANLKAGAAAVTQITYRIDGALAAREKDLQVKALPEIDESAAGSGSPAAELTDDMAYGIVLVVLFALQHQLVQYKPPAKAKGDALFAQLDEAAAEYQAVAANFRHLGTYLGYPKLVDAALAAYNARQKGVTRSYVGLLAPFAEVPSTTLKDFSKDFPKGQAVGTVFAGQSFVEAAYAIYYGSLFAKLTDALQAKATSGTREFDYTPGQEPIINTAIKAVEAAYQVPRKYRVPQKSTVLFVRPEDRSRVSSLLDDNHPYFVDLRTNEIGVDEIYAVPHAYAAHTEGFTVWAVPGMDQMASQLAAEPLLAGLTDKKGKPIGRPEEYERPWQWLKALSDVVGSDATLKKTIADVVRRWMADSFKALDAPLRRATNNERRVVGPLISAQWERVQKSFLKDPKAYYDAPRAAIRFTLVFAGNIAPATPGEQRLQMTGLMLELAPVLERKLGEATAFGELLSFAGTQRLDIVLPLYLNVKGAAEFAADGANAAELGTLELDFKAAEVAQRARMLAKLAAAFKATAEEYQAQTQLQGSVSDNALRVPERAHPLIGKTDPTDEVDDTMLVGGVVYQLVKVHRNFSYQPELMAPPSAIQWSEENIGNRQLWVDGEAVKAGAPPIELFTVMRTATGADPVTITVTSDDVKLLSEVTYALHMHIVMQNLEALADVLNEGAGFLTLAIQLAFPEFAAEIAYAEIAGTVLQFLGSAEYQQFKTAFDTDAGSSFGAHLKKLKAELSLETLWTWFLFDQLPPELAKIRTAAQLVGRLGMFRNKGDDKTKSATRRVFGRLEGIGEKVVDGAVNLQEQVSLPVRKMETFVQGSPWLAILLRLLARNLHRVEGMNLKEFGLDQSAEMLGEVQQMYRRFETVIDSLSQYELPEELVALEDILQMLVQLVIDRLPIKYRVPLKAAQRVGMDKVLNWLLGKLADALREASLDPNILWRKYARDAIDPYLKSAATTVSDEVHGVLTRVPFLKNLAALEVPEVGVRFLGGEPQPKLARGMASPRAASALPAGPGERMPGAQQALAQRHWGHDFSHVRLHRGGTVDTRLREAGAVAATSGSHVYVDSAVRTDGAVGREVINHELAHVLQQGGARPLGKSHSPAPLTPAAGSSAAGRWHFDPAAEAQADRLAAAAREPAHRPRDVGRGGGVQPKFTDLVVKFFNKLGDPTALKEHAQKLGETPLIAKALEQAAAKLKDKALFEKLDEALKGWNKPGSVVGFTKPFDAAAADLMAYLQKNRREDLRSKLPHVLMSALHKVDVKKDGQKEDAWILIPGRLEVAIEEFFFGVTGISVDVEFKTSKQAQADGKQRDTIDPDQPFARLQFNYVHFPMIGGGAEIWDHLIQHSFPKVTDQKRQALYQIKTRLALSGLQPGPGLFAAKAKGAAQELVLAKRSRELVEVYVNPPPSQKLPGDAAPPWQDYILPAKKGSAAVGQHGQIGLRLGFYKDRDNPGEQKGMDRASHHTVQYLLLEYFVNSKDRHKPFPHLSLYPNIKASSGRVELISPDPDGTAGIRIAANETDRGGTMPTILLSVHAHTLGDVHVSPQPDDLPNAGPSQGAAIHGIYKSALGEYEGLVFSKEGMQALANKRKGKAYDASKIRVGAQEATPEGLSTAIYNATNKTYTWMRDHMNDKLAAAIDTRELEYYKALVETATDASINPGGKPLAAYMPDKVGSSIRDEVLKRQAAVFHSVNFGFKEMK from the coding sequence ATGAAAGCCCAGGCCGTCGCCCGGCCTAACCTCGCGCGCAAGCCGGTGCAGCGGCCCGAGCGGGTCCTGTCGGCGCGCCCGAAAGCGGATGCGCACGAACGGCAGGCTTCGCAGGCGGCGGACCAATTCGCGCGCGGCGAAGCGGGCCTGGGCGGGCTGCTCACGCCCGCGCCCGCGGCGGCCCTGCGACTGCCGCACGCCAGTGCGGCCGGGTTGCCGGGAGAACTGCGGCTCAGCCTGGAGCAGGCTTTCGGCGCCGACCTCTCGGCCGTGCGCATCTACACGGGTGTCGAGGCTCAGTCGGCTGCGCGCGGCCTGCAGGCCCGCGCCTTCACGGCCGGCGCATCGATCTATTTCGGCTTCGGCGCCTGGGCGCCCGGCAGCGTGGCCGGCAGGCTGCTGGTCGCGCACGAGGTGGCACATACGCTGCAGCAAGGCGCCCGTGCGGCCAGCGGCGGGCGCCTGCGGGTGGAGCCGGGGCTGGAGGGCGGCCCCGGCGTGCAGCGCGATCCCGACCCGAACGAGCTCGTACGCCAGGCGCGTGACAAGCTGGCCGCGGGCTACGCGATCGAAGAGGGGTTCTCCGAACTGGGGCTGCTCGAGCCGGAGTCCGGCGTCGATGCGGCGCTGAAGGTGATTGAACGGCACCTCGTGCTGCCTGCCGATGCCGCGGCCGCGAGCTGGGCGCCGAAGGTCAGGACCGCGATCGAGAACCGGACGACCGAGGACGCGACGAACCGCCTCGACGCCTTGCTGGTCACCGTGCCGGAAGCGGACCGCGTGGAGCGCGTGACCGCGCTATTCTTCGATTGCTACAAGGCTCTCGGCGCCGGACAGGACGCCGCGGACCTGGCGGGCGAGGCTTTCCCCGCGACTACGTCGTTCGGCAGCTGGGCCTTCTACGCCGCCCACCGGCGCGGTGACGCAACCTGGGTGATGCCGCTGCTGCGCAAGCACCCGGTGGCGTCGAAGTACGTCAACGCGATCACGGCGGTCGCCCGCATCGACTTCTACGGAATGGCCCGCGGCGGGCTGGACCTCGACCCCGAAATGAAGTTCGGCTCGAAGATGGCCGATGCGATCGTCGAGGCGCTGCTCTATCAGCCCCTGATGCCCGAGGAGCGCGCGGCGGTGGCGCTAAAGGCGCTGTGCGTGTTCAATCAGCTTCGCCTGAGCCCCTTCACCGACTTCCAGAAGCGGCTGAAGGGCGAGAAGTCCCTGATGATGCGGTTCCAGCTCAAGACCGGCCTGATCGCGAAATTCAAGGATCCGGATTTCCTGAGCCGGCTCGGCCGCAATGCGAACCTGGAACCAGAGGTACTGCAGATCGCCGACGACGCCGGCCGGCGCACGGCGCCGATCGCCACCCGCGCGCTGGCGTATTGGGACCAGGTCTTCCAGGCCGCGAACGCCGCGGCCACGCGCGAGGGCAGTGGGGCGGTGCTGGAACGCGCCACGGCGCTGCAGCAGCAGCTGCGCAAGCGCCTGCCCGCCATCAAGGAGCTCGCCGGCGTGGAGAAGAGCCTGATCGCGGCGCTGGGCCTCGCCACGCAGCTGGAGCGCGGGGGCATGCCGTCACCGACCGCCCTGGCCGCGAACCTGAAGGCGGGCGCGGCGGCGGTGACCCAGATCACCTACCGCATCGACGGCGCGCTGGCCGCGCGGGAGAAGGACCTCCAGGTCAAGGCACTGCCGGAGATCGACGAGAGCGCCGCGGGCTCGGGGTCCCCCGCTGCGGAGCTGACCGATGACATGGCGTACGGTATCGTGCTGGTCGTCCTGTTCGCGCTTCAGCACCAGCTGGTGCAGTACAAGCCGCCTGCGAAGGCCAAGGGCGATGCGCTGTTCGCGCAGCTCGACGAGGCCGCGGCCGAATACCAGGCGGTGGCGGCCAATTTCCGCCATCTGGGCACCTACCTGGGCTACCCGAAGTTGGTGGATGCCGCCCTGGCAGCGTACAACGCGCGCCAGAAGGGCGTGACCCGCAGCTACGTGGGCCTGCTTGCCCCGTTCGCCGAGGTCCCGTCGACAACGCTGAAGGATTTCTCGAAGGACTTTCCCAAGGGACAGGCCGTCGGCACCGTCTTCGCCGGGCAGTCCTTCGTGGAGGCCGCGTATGCGATCTACTACGGCTCGCTGTTCGCTAAGCTCACGGACGCGCTGCAGGCAAAGGCCACGAGTGGCACCCGCGAATTCGACTACACGCCGGGCCAGGAGCCGATCATCAACACGGCCATCAAGGCCGTCGAGGCCGCCTACCAGGTTCCGCGCAAGTATCGGGTTCCCCAGAAATCCACCGTGTTGTTCGTGCGCCCCGAAGACCGTTCGCGCGTTTCCAGCTTGCTCGATGACAACCATCCCTACTTCGTCGACCTGCGGACCAACGAGATCGGCGTGGACGAGATCTATGCGGTGCCGCACGCCTACGCGGCGCACACCGAGGGCTTCACCGTCTGGGCGGTCCCGGGCATGGACCAGATGGCCAGCCAGCTCGCCGCCGAGCCGCTGCTGGCCGGCCTGACGGACAAGAAGGGCAAGCCGATTGGCCGCCCGGAGGAATACGAACGTCCGTGGCAATGGCTCAAGGCCCTGAGTGACGTGGTAGGCAGCGACGCGACCTTGAAGAAGACCATCGCCGACGTTGTGCGGCGCTGGATGGCGGACTCGTTCAAGGCGCTGGACGCGCCGCTGCGGCGCGCCACCAACAACGAGCGCCGGGTGGTCGGCCCGCTGATCAGCGCCCAGTGGGAGCGGGTGCAGAAGTCCTTCCTCAAGGACCCGAAGGCGTATTACGACGCGCCCCGCGCCGCCATTCGTTTCACGCTGGTCTTCGCGGGCAACATCGCCCCGGCGACGCCTGGCGAGCAGCGGCTGCAGATGACAGGGCTGATGCTGGAACTGGCGCCCGTGCTCGAGCGCAAGCTGGGCGAGGCGACGGCCTTCGGCGAACTACTCAGTTTTGCCGGCACGCAGCGCCTGGACATCGTCCTGCCGCTGTACCTCAACGTGAAGGGCGCGGCCGAATTCGCGGCCGACGGCGCGAACGCGGCGGAACTCGGCACGCTGGAGCTGGACTTCAAGGCGGCGGAGGTGGCGCAGCGGGCGCGCATGCTGGCCAAGCTGGCCGCGGCCTTCAAGGCGACCGCCGAGGAGTACCAGGCCCAGACCCAGCTGCAGGGCTCGGTCAGCGACAACGCGCTGCGCGTGCCGGAGCGGGCCCACCCGCTGATTGGCAAGACCGACCCGACCGACGAGGTCGACGACACGATGCTGGTAGGGGGCGTTGTCTACCAGCTGGTCAAGGTGCACCGGAACTTCTCCTACCAGCCTGAACTGATGGCCCCGCCCAGCGCGATCCAGTGGTCGGAGGAGAACATCGGCAACCGGCAGCTGTGGGTGGACGGCGAAGCGGTGAAGGCGGGCGCGCCGCCGATCGAGCTCTTCACGGTGATGCGCACTGCGACCGGGGCGGACCCGGTGACGATCACCGTGACCTCTGACGACGTGAAGCTGCTAAGCGAGGTCACCTACGCGCTGCACATGCACATCGTGATGCAGAACCTGGAAGCGCTCGCGGACGTGCTCAACGAGGGCGCCGGCTTCCTCACCCTGGCCATCCAGCTCGCTTTCCCGGAGTTCGCAGCCGAGATCGCCTATGCCGAGATCGCCGGCACGGTGCTGCAGTTCCTGGGCAGCGCCGAATACCAGCAGTTCAAGACCGCTTTCGACACCGACGCGGGCAGTTCCTTCGGGGCTCACCTGAAGAAGCTCAAGGCCGAGCTCTCGCTCGAGACGCTCTGGACCTGGTTCCTGTTCGACCAGCTGCCGCCCGAGCTCGCCAAGATCCGCACCGCGGCGCAGCTGGTCGGGCGGCTCGGCATGTTCCGCAACAAGGGCGACGACAAGACCAAGAGCGCCACGCGCCGGGTGTTCGGCCGGCTAGAGGGAATTGGCGAGAAGGTGGTCGACGGCGCTGTCAACCTGCAGGAGCAGGTCAGCCTGCCGGTGCGCAAGATGGAGACTTTCGTCCAGGGGTCGCCGTGGCTGGCCATCCTGCTTCGACTGCTGGCGCGCAACCTGCACCGCGTTGAGGGGATGAATCTGAAGGAATTCGGCCTCGACCAGTCCGCCGAAATGCTGGGCGAAGTGCAGCAGATGTACCGCCGCTTCGAGACGGTGATCGATTCGCTGTCACAGTACGAGCTGCCGGAAGAACTGGTGGCGCTTGAGGACATCCTGCAAATGCTGGTCCAACTGGTCATCGACCGGCTGCCCATCAAGTACCGGGTGCCGCTGAAGGCAGCGCAGCGCGTGGGCATGGACAAGGTGCTGAACTGGCTGCTAGGCAAGTTGGCCGACGCGCTGCGCGAGGCGAGCCTCGACCCCAACATCCTGTGGCGAAAATACGCACGCGACGCCATCGATCCCTACCTGAAGAGCGCCGCGACGACCGTCTCCGACGAGGTGCATGGCGTCCTTACGCGCGTGCCCTTCCTGAAGAACCTGGCGGCCTTGGAAGTGCCGGAGGTGGGGGTCCGGTTCCTCGGCGGCGAGCCCCAGCCAAAGCTTGCCCGCGGCATGGCCTCGCCGCGCGCGGCATCGGCGCTGCCGGCGGGGCCCGGCGAGCGCATGCCCGGCGCCCAGCAGGCGCTGGCCCAGCGCCACTGGGGACACGACTTCTCCCACGTGCGGCTGCATCGCGGCGGCACCGTCGACACGCGCTTGCGCGAGGCGGGCGCCGTGGCCGCTACCAGTGGCAGCCACGTCTACGTGGACAGCGCGGTGCGTACCGACGGCGCCGTCGGGCGCGAAGTGATCAACCACGAACTCGCTCACGTTCTTCAGCAGGGCGGCGCGCGTCCGCTTGGGAAATCCCATTCGCCCGCGCCGCTCACGCCGGCAGCCGGCTCCTCGGCCGCCGGCCGCTGGCACTTCGATCCCGCTGCCGAGGCGCAGGCAGACCGCTTGGCGGCTGCCGCCAGGGAGCCGGCGCACCGGCCGCGCGACGTTGGCCGCGGCGGCGGTGTGCAGCCGAAATTCACCGACCTGGTCGTGAAGTTCTTCAACAAGCTGGGCGACCCCACGGCGCTCAAGGAGCATGCGCAGAAATTGGGAGAAACGCCGCTGATTGCGAAAGCGCTCGAACAGGCGGCCGCCAAGCTGAAGGACAAGGCTTTATTCGAAAAGTTGGACGAGGCGCTGAAAGGCTGGAACAAGCCGGGTTCGGTGGTCGGTTTCACGAAGCCTTTCGATGCGGCCGCGGCGGACCTGATGGCCTACCTGCAGAAGAACCGCCGCGAGGACCTGCGCTCGAAGCTGCCGCATGTGCTGATGTCGGCGCTGCACAAGGTGGACGTCAAGAAGGACGGGCAGAAGGAGGACGCCTGGATTCTGATCCCGGGGCGGCTGGAGGTCGCGATCGAGGAGTTCTTCTTCGGCGTGACCGGGATCTCGGTCGACGTTGAGTTCAAGACTTCCAAGCAGGCGCAGGCCGATGGCAAGCAGCGCGACACCATAGACCCCGACCAGCCGTTTGCCAGGCTGCAGTTCAACTACGTCCATTTCCCGATGATCGGCGGCGGCGCCGAGATCTGGGACCACCTGATCCAGCACAGCTTTCCCAAGGTGACAGACCAAAAGCGGCAAGCGCTCTACCAGATCAAGACGCGACTCGCGCTGTCGGGACTGCAGCCGGGGCCGGGCCTGTTCGCCGCCAAGGCCAAGGGCGCCGCGCAGGAATTGGTACTGGCCAAGCGGTCGCGCGAGCTGGTCGAGGTCTACGTGAACCCGCCGCCGTCGCAGAAGCTGCCCGGCGATGCCGCGCCGCCGTGGCAGGACTACATCCTGCCTGCGAAGAAGGGCAGCGCGGCCGTCGGCCAGCACGGCCAGATCGGGCTGCGCCTGGGGTTCTACAAGGACCGTGACAACCCGGGCGAGCAGAAGGGTATGGACCGCGCTTCCCACCACACGGTGCAGTACCTGCTGCTGGAGTATTTCGTCAATTCCAAGGATCGCCACAAGCCGTTTCCCCACCTGTCGCTCTATCCGAACATCAAGGCAAGCAGCGGGCGGGTGGAACTCATCTCCCCGGACCCGGACGGCACGGCGGGCATCCGGATAGCGGCCAACGAAACCGACCGGGGCGGCACCATGCCCACCATCCTGCTGTCCGTCCATGCGCACACGTTGGGCGACGTGCACGTGTCACCGCAGCCGGACGACCTGCCCAACGCCGGCCCCAGCCAGGGTGCAGCGATCCACGGCATCTACAAGAGCGCGCTCGGGGAGTATGAGGGGCTGGTGTTCTCCAAGGAGGGGATGCAGGCGCTCGCGAATAAGCGCAAGGGCAAGGCCTACGACGCTTCGAAGATCCGCGTCGGCGCCCAGGAGGCCACGCCAGAGGGGCTGAGCACGGCCATCTACAACGCGACCAACAAGACCTACACCTGGATGCGGGACCACATGAACGACAAGCTGGCCGCGGCCATCGATACGCGCGAGCTCGAATACTACAAGGCACTGGTCGAAACCGCCACCGACGCGTCGATCAATCCCGGCGGTAAGCCGCTGGCGGCCTACATGCCCGACAAGGTTGGAAGCTCGATCCGCGACGAGGTGCTCAAACGGCAGGCGGCTGTCTTTCATTCGGTGAACTTCGGTTTCAAGGAAATGAAGTAG
- a CDS encoding phage baseplate assembly protein V: protein MISDAWLDLQQAQLHKVWGKYAGIVVDNADPQNMGRVQVRCSAVLGGEVVWAMPCVPYAGPGVGFYFIPPRDAGVWVEFEGGDPSRPIWTGCYWAKGQLPSQAGSPDTKLIVTDTATLQIDDGAGEVVLKNASGASTTWSNDVKTEAGIATHTVGAIGVVSEAAPGKVEVGSAGVTLNNGAFKVT from the coding sequence ATGATCTCCGATGCCTGGCTCGACCTGCAGCAAGCCCAGCTCCACAAGGTGTGGGGCAAGTACGCGGGCATCGTGGTCGACAACGCCGACCCGCAGAACATGGGCCGTGTGCAGGTGCGCTGCAGTGCGGTGCTGGGCGGCGAGGTCGTGTGGGCCATGCCCTGCGTGCCTTATGCCGGGCCGGGCGTGGGCTTCTATTTCATTCCACCCAGAGACGCCGGGGTCTGGGTGGAGTTCGAGGGCGGCGACCCGTCGCGACCGATCTGGACCGGCTGCTACTGGGCCAAGGGACAGCTGCCCTCCCAGGCCGGCTCGCCCGACACCAAGCTAATCGTCACCGACACGGCCACGCTCCAGATCGACGACGGCGCAGGCGAAGTCGTGCTCAAGAACGCCAGCGGTGCCAGCACCACCTGGAGCAACGACGTGAAGACCGAGGCCGGTATCGCCACACACACGGTGGGCGCCATCGGCGTGGTGTCGGAGGCGGCGCCGGGCAAGGTCGAGGTCGGCTCAGCTGGCGTTACGCTGAACAACGGCGCCTTCAAGGTGACCTGA